In the genome of Desulfofarcimen acetoxidans DSM 771, one region contains:
- a CDS encoding RNA-guided endonuclease InsQ/TnpB family protein, which yields MQIVYRFEMRPTKEQQKKMFHTLKLCRKLYNRSLSERQRVYKETGQGLTYNKQQNMLPGYTKEHLEYKQVHSQVMQDTLRRVDFAYQRFFAKEAGYPRFKNRDHYTSFTYPQVDAVKKTFSKPGKIYLSKIGFVKMTTHREFDASQISRLNIKYYSGKWYANLTAEVEVPENLTDRTKSTGIDMGLEHFAVLSDSTEIETPKYYLKSEKKLAKQQRRLSRKKKGSNNRGKAKTKVAKLHAKITNQRKDFLHKTSFEIVQSHDIIIMEDLRIKNMVKNHRLAKSIHDASWGTFRNFIEYKCHRYGKIFLPVPPHGTSQTCLCGANVPKDLSVRVHRCPACGMVMPRDLVSAILIERRGLEMLAA from the coding sequence TTGCAAATTGTCTACCGTTTTGAAATGCGTCCGACCAAAGAGCAACAGAAAAAAATGTTTCACACACTAAAACTTTGCCGGAAACTCTATAACCGGTCTTTATCTGAGCGTCAGCGTGTGTATAAAGAAACCGGCCAAGGGTTGACATATAATAAACAGCAGAATATGCTGCCGGGCTATACAAAAGAACATCTGGAATACAAGCAAGTTCACAGTCAGGTAATGCAGGATACTTTGCGCCGGGTAGACTTTGCCTATCAGCGGTTTTTTGCCAAAGAAGCTGGATACCCCCGGTTCAAAAACCGTGACCATTACACATCATTTACCTATCCGCAGGTGGATGCTGTAAAGAAAACTTTCTCTAAGCCGGGTAAAATCTATCTTTCTAAAATAGGTTTCGTAAAAATGACAACTCACCGGGAATTTGATGCCAGTCAAATATCCAGGCTTAACATAAAGTATTACAGTGGTAAGTGGTACGCTAATTTGACAGCCGAAGTGGAAGTACCCGAAAATCTTACTGACAGAACCAAATCCACCGGAATAGACATGGGTCTTGAGCATTTTGCCGTACTGTCTGACAGTACAGAGATAGAAACCCCAAAGTACTATCTTAAATCGGAAAAGAAGTTAGCTAAACAACAGCGCAGACTCTCCCGCAAAAAGAAAGGTTCTAACAACCGAGGGAAAGCCAAAACTAAGGTTGCCAAACTTCATGCCAAGATAACTAATCAACGAAAAGACTTTTTGCATAAGACAAGTTTTGAGATAGTTCAAAGCCATGACATTATTATCATGGAAGATCTGCGAATCAAAAATATGGTCAAAAACCACCGTCTAGCTAAAAGCATACATGATGCTTCATGGGGTACATTCAGAAACTTTATTGAGTATAAATGTCACAGATACGGTAAAATATTTCTTCCTGTCCCTCCTCATGGCACTTCCCAGACATGTCTTTGTGGTGCCAATGTGCCAAAGGATTTGAGTGTCAGAGTGCACCGGTGTCCTGCTTGTGGAATGGTTATGCCCAGGGATTTGGTGTCAGCCATATTGATAGAACGTCGTGGCTTAGAAATGCTAGCGGCTTAG
- a CDS encoding universal stress protein yields the protein MYKYLLAIDESENALRAVNYMLNLAKVTKGLEIVLIHVVNFKQIISSISPFMVIPDIQAVLKEQGRKLLDERAAIFEDKGITINRILAEGDPGIEIAKYAANNDIDHIVLGTRGLSNLKGLVMGSVSHQIIHLAQCPVTLIK from the coding sequence ATGTACAAATACTTATTGGCTATAGACGAATCGGAAAATGCTCTGCGGGCAGTTAATTATATGTTAAACCTGGCTAAAGTCACTAAAGGCCTGGAAATTGTTCTAATCCACGTGGTAAATTTCAAACAAATAATATCCAGCATTTCTCCTTTTATGGTTATCCCGGATATTCAAGCGGTCTTAAAAGAGCAGGGCAGGAAACTGTTAGATGAACGCGCTGCAATATTTGAAGATAAGGGCATAACCATAAACAGGATTCTTGCCGAAGGAGATCCCGGCATAGAGATAGCCAAATACGCCGCAAATAATGATATCGATCATATTGTCCTGGGAACCAGGGGACTAAGCAATTTAAAAGGCCTGGTTATGGGAAGTGTCAGTCACCAAATCATACACCTGGCTCAATGTCCGGTTACACTGATCAAATAA
- the pdaA gene encoding delta-lactam-biosynthetic de-N-acetylase, giving the protein MSKYAFYSIILFAVLIGAYAYSQDSTTDLKNNLTQSNTIENKTMPDSSSTETKQEAKNSAPASITKETTPNKDNQEDANSNSSGSTTKDSKTVNPASDQTQSNEKIQKPVTTGLSNTKKGWGLKVNSNHQQPEMPSSITATLNKYNSYWIGSPNEKVVYLTFDEGYENGYSNRILDILKANNVKAAFFITGHYLKSQPELVKRMSDEGHIIGNHTDTHPSLPEVSDEQIKKELQVVESGYKQITGQENMKYLRPPKGEYSERTLALTKDLGYHNIFWSMALVDWVPMKGGPQEAYDHVINNLHNGALILLHAVSKDDTEALDRIIKDTKEQGYVFKSLDELVKQ; this is encoded by the coding sequence ATGTCAAAATACGCATTTTATTCAATTATACTGTTTGCAGTTTTAATCGGTGCCTATGCTTACAGTCAGGATTCTACAACTGATCTTAAGAATAATTTAACTCAATCCAATACGATAGAGAACAAAACAATGCCCGACAGCAGCTCGACAGAGACCAAGCAAGAAGCTAAAAACAGTGCACCTGCCAGCATAACTAAGGAAACCACACCGAACAAAGACAACCAGGAGGATGCAAATAGCAATTCATCCGGGAGTACAACTAAAGACAGTAAAACAGTAAACCCTGCTTCAGATCAAACACAATCTAATGAAAAAATTCAAAAACCGGTAACAACCGGTCTGTCTAACACTAAAAAAGGTTGGGGCTTAAAGGTGAACAGCAACCATCAGCAGCCCGAGATGCCGTCCTCAATTACAGCCACACTGAACAAATACAACTCCTACTGGATTGGCAGTCCCAATGAAAAAGTTGTTTACCTAACCTTTGACGAGGGTTACGAAAATGGTTATTCGAATCGTATTTTGGATATTCTTAAAGCCAACAATGTCAAGGCAGCCTTTTTCATAACCGGACACTATTTAAAATCTCAGCCTGAACTGGTTAAACGCATGTCAGATGAGGGACATATTATCGGCAACCATACCGATACTCACCCCAGTTTGCCTGAAGTTTCAGACGAGCAAATAAAAAAAGAACTTCAGGTGGTGGAGAGTGGCTACAAGCAAATCACAGGCCAAGAAAATATGAAATACCTGAGACCGCCTAAAGGAGAGTATAGCGAAAGAACATTGGCACTAACTAAAGATTTAGGCTACCATAATATTTTCTGGAGTATGGCGCTGGTAGATTGGGTGCCCATGAAAGGCGGGCCGCAAGAAGCCTATGACCACGTAATAAACAACCTGCACAATGGAGCGCTAATACTTCTACATGCCGTTTCCAAGGATGATACGGAAGCTCTGGATAGGATCATAAAGGACACCAAGGAGCAAGGATATGTATTTAAGTCCCTGGACGAGTTAGTAAAACAGTAG
- a CDS encoding ABC transporter ATP-binding protein, with translation MLQVQGLKVFHGCVQALRGLTFRAERGEMIAVLGANGAGKSTLLATISGICSPGEGEIIFEGKSLTRKSPEFIVRQGLSLVPEHRQIFNSLTVLDNLLLGAFHRYRSDKSRVMEDLQRVIEIFPALEGKQKQIAGTMSGGLQQMLAIGRGLMARPKLIMLDEPSIGLAPMVVREIMCALRKLKEDGTTIILVEQNASAALKVADRAIIIERGQVALSGNSSELVSDERVQQAYLGKSAKSGFAVREAVAFG, from the coding sequence ATGCTGCAGGTGCAGGGGCTTAAGGTATTTCACGGGTGTGTGCAGGCCTTGCGAGGTTTGACTTTCCGGGCGGAACGGGGGGAAATGATAGCTGTACTGGGGGCTAACGGAGCGGGAAAAAGTACACTGTTGGCCACTATTTCCGGTATATGCTCGCCCGGGGAAGGCGAAATAATATTTGAGGGGAAATCCCTGACCCGCAAGTCTCCTGAGTTTATTGTCAGGCAGGGTCTTAGTTTGGTACCGGAACACAGGCAGATATTTAATTCTTTAACTGTGTTGGATAACCTGCTTTTGGGTGCGTTCCACCGTTACCGCAGTGATAAGAGTAGGGTAATGGAAGATTTGCAGCGGGTAATAGAAATATTCCCTGCTTTAGAAGGTAAGCAAAAGCAGATAGCCGGTACAATGAGCGGCGGGTTGCAGCAAATGCTGGCCATAGGCAGAGGATTGATGGCCAGACCCAAACTGATCATGCTTGATGAACCTTCTATCGGCCTGGCTCCTATGGTTGTGCGTGAAATTATGTGTGCCTTGCGAAAACTAAAAGAAGACGGCACGACGATTATCCTGGTTGAGCAAAATGCCTCTGCTGCTTTGAAAGTGGCAGACAGGGCGATTATTATAGAGCGCGGACAGGTTGCGTTAAGCGGTAATTCCAGCGAGTTGGTCAGCGATGAAAGAGTTCAGCAGGCATATTTGGGTAAATCAGCAAAATCCGGCTTTGCAGTTCGCGAGGCTGTGGCGTTTGGCTAA
- a CDS encoding ABC transporter ATP-binding protein, with product MFLEVKGLTKHFDGVTAVDNVSFKVFPGEIFALIGPNGAGKTTVFNLISGILKPDSGDVKFKGKDLTVLKPFQIRTLGMARTFQNLQLFSSMSSVENVMAGAHVTGKKGFVQSLLRLPGVAIEEKETYRLSVSVMREMGLGSDIDTPASTLPFGKQRLLEIARALSGAPELLLLDEPAAGLNAGETKQLAENLKKLREKGLALILVEHDMDTVMEVADRILVLNFGIPIAMGTPEEIRNDTQVKKAYLGEDEEFEYAAGAGA from the coding sequence GTGTTTTTGGAAGTAAAAGGTCTGACTAAGCATTTTGACGGTGTGACAGCTGTGGATAATGTCAGCTTTAAAGTGTTCCCCGGAGAGATTTTCGCTCTTATCGGCCCTAACGGTGCGGGAAAAACAACAGTATTTAATCTGATTTCCGGTATATTGAAACCGGACAGCGGAGATGTAAAATTTAAAGGTAAGGATTTGACTGTTCTAAAGCCTTTTCAGATAAGAACGCTGGGCATGGCCCGTACTTTCCAGAACCTGCAGCTTTTCAGCAGTATGTCCTCTGTGGAAAATGTTATGGCCGGTGCTCATGTGACCGGTAAGAAAGGTTTTGTACAGTCATTGCTGCGATTGCCGGGCGTTGCCATTGAGGAAAAGGAAACCTACCGGCTTTCTGTAAGTGTAATGCGGGAAATGGGATTGGGCAGTGATATTGATACACCGGCTTCCACTCTGCCTTTTGGCAAACAGCGCTTGTTGGAGATTGCCAGAGCACTTTCAGGGGCTCCGGAACTGCTTCTGCTGGATGAACCTGCAGCCGGACTTAACGCGGGTGAGACGAAGCAGCTGGCGGAAAATTTGAAAAAATTAAGAGAAAAGGGTCTTGCTCTGATTCTGGTTGAACATGACATGGATACAGTAATGGAAGTAGCGGATAGGATTCTGGTTTTGAATTTTGGGATTCCAATTGCAATGGGAACACCGGAGGAAATTAGAAATGACACGCAGGTGAAGAAAGCTTATCTCGGGGAGGATGAAGAATTTGAGTATGCTGCAGGTGCAGGGGCTTAA
- a CDS encoding branched-chain amino acid ABC transporter permease: MRVIITSVLGLLFLALPFIIKSNYLLSILIVIGIYTLVVEGLGLLMGYAGQVSFGQAAFFGIGSYTVAILTARYHWDTVAALLAAVVIPSAVAFIIGRPTLKLRELYLALATLAFGLLVHIAFNEGRELTGGPSGLTGIPYLSFAGLILNRDIHFYYLVWAFVLLVFLAVRNLDRSRIGRAMRAIRDSELAAEANGINTALLKLQAFVFSAFLAGLAGGIYAYYITFVSPSPFGFNMSVQFVLMAVVGGLGTVWGPVLGVGLVVALGEVLRWFIPLVMPRAGGEYQIVFFGIILVLVMIFRPEGLSGRWRKKQAAAEEGKGALETTTT; this comes from the coding sequence ATGAGAGTTATAATAACTTCCGTTTTGGGCCTGTTATTTTTGGCTCTGCCTTTTATAATTAAAAGCAACTATTTATTGAGTATATTAATTGTAATAGGTATATATACGCTCGTTGTGGAAGGCCTGGGTTTGCTTATGGGCTATGCGGGGCAGGTATCTTTCGGGCAGGCGGCTTTTTTTGGCATCGGCAGTTATACGGTGGCCATATTGACTGCCAGGTACCATTGGGATACTGTTGCGGCGCTGCTGGCCGCTGTAGTTATTCCTTCAGCCGTGGCTTTTATAATCGGCAGGCCTACTTTAAAACTGCGGGAACTTTATCTGGCCTTGGCGACTCTTGCTTTTGGGCTTTTGGTGCATATAGCTTTTAATGAAGGAAGAGAACTGACCGGTGGGCCGTCCGGGCTTACCGGAATTCCTTATCTCTCCTTTGCCGGATTAATATTGAATCGTGATATACATTTTTACTATCTGGTTTGGGCTTTTGTTTTGCTGGTTTTCCTCGCAGTCCGCAATTTGGATCGCTCCAGAATTGGCAGGGCTATGAGGGCTATTCGTGACAGTGAATTAGCGGCGGAAGCCAATGGGATCAATACCGCTCTTCTTAAGCTGCAGGCTTTTGTGTTCAGCGCTTTTTTGGCCGGATTGGCTGGGGGAATTTATGCCTATTACATTACTTTTGTCAGCCCTTCACCTTTTGGTTTCAATATGTCTGTTCAATTTGTTTTAATGGCTGTTGTCGGAGGTTTGGGCACAGTTTGGGGACCGGTTTTGGGTGTAGGCCTGGTGGTGGCTTTGGGAGAGGTACTCAGATGGTTTATTCCCCTGGTTATGCCTCGTGCAGGCGGTGAATACCAGATTGTATTTTTTGGGATAATACTGGTTCTGGTAATGATTTTCAGACCGGAAGGCTTAAGCGGGAGGTGGCGTAAAAAACAGGCTGCAGCCGAAGAGGGTAAGGGTGCTCTGGAGACTACTACTACTTAA
- a CDS encoding branched-chain amino acid ABC transporter permease: protein MQTHEQLLQFIFSGLMLGSIYALIALALVTTHNITGILNMAQGEFVAIGALTACSFYEAGFSLPAAFILAVLITAIVGGFMERLAINPARNSSPLSLIIITIGVSIALRGTALLIWGTDPYSLPSFSGGESLHVLGAVINEQGIWILGLVIFAVSGLYIFMEKTYWGKAVRACVINRVGARLVGINPYILSFMAFVASGALGAAAGIVITPVTLATYDMGFVLGLKGFVAAVLGGINSVGGAILGGLLLGVLEMFGAGLVSSGFKDAVALIVLIIVLLVRPEGIISAVTGRRV, encoded by the coding sequence GTGCAGACTCATGAACAGCTTTTACAATTCATCTTTTCCGGCTTGATGCTCGGCAGTATTTACGCACTGATTGCCCTGGCCCTGGTTACTACTCATAATATAACCGGTATTTTAAATATGGCCCAGGGCGAGTTCGTCGCTATCGGTGCCTTGACCGCCTGTAGTTTTTACGAGGCGGGTTTTTCCTTGCCCGCAGCTTTTATTCTGGCTGTATTGATTACGGCGATTGTAGGCGGTTTTATGGAGAGGCTGGCCATCAACCCGGCCCGCAATTCATCGCCCCTGTCTCTGATTATCATAACTATAGGTGTATCTATTGCTTTGCGCGGTACAGCACTTCTTATATGGGGTACAGATCCTTATTCTCTGCCTTCGTTCAGCGGGGGCGAATCACTGCATGTGCTGGGAGCCGTAATTAATGAACAAGGCATATGGATTTTGGGTTTGGTCATATTTGCGGTATCAGGCTTGTATATTTTTATGGAAAAAACTTACTGGGGCAAGGCGGTCCGGGCCTGTGTGATTAACCGCGTAGGCGCCAGGTTGGTAGGCATAAACCCGTATATCCTTTCCTTTATGGCCTTTGTGGCCAGTGGGGCATTAGGAGCGGCAGCCGGCATTGTGATTACTCCTGTTACTCTTGCTACTTATGATATGGGTTTTGTGCTCGGTTTGAAAGGCTTTGTTGCGGCAGTGTTGGGCGGTATCAACAGTGTCGGAGGGGCAATTCTGGGGGGTCTTTTATTGGGTGTTTTGGAAATGTTCGGAGCAGGTCTAGTCTCATCCGGTTTTAAGGATGCTGTTGCCCTGATTGTTTTAATCATAGTTTTGCTGGTCAGACCGGAAGGCATTATCAGTGCAGTTACCGGTAGAAGAGTATAA
- a CDS encoding ABC transporter substrate-binding protein produces the protein MKKVPVLLIISVLLSALLFTAGCSSSQTESANSSKTGDTINIGAVLDISGTSSSLGIPERDTLQMMADQLNAKGGINGKQVKMIIMDNKSDETESVLAVKKLIDNDKVVAVIGASASGTSLAMVDTVQKEGVPMISLATNSKIVQPVAEHKWVFKMAQSDATVADKMIIYAKAKGAQKIAVLYMNNAFGDGGKKALIESAAAKGIDVVFEDKFEATDKEMSAQLAKIKASEAQAVLVWAIPPSASILTRNYRDLGLKIPLIHCHGIANQKFLELADESANNIVLPVGKIVVAEQLPDSDPQKQVLLSYAKDYSERFKSQPNTFGGHAWDAFSMLVNVIKESGTDRVKIRDGLEKTTGFTGISGVFNMSAQDHNGLDEACMVMVEVKDGKWNLIK, from the coding sequence ATGAAAAAAGTTCCTGTATTATTAATAATTTCAGTGTTGTTGTCAGCGCTGCTTTTTACGGCAGGTTGTTCTTCCAGTCAGACGGAATCAGCCAATTCTTCTAAAACCGGCGACACGATAAACATAGGTGCCGTGCTGGATATTAGCGGTACATCTTCCTCTCTTGGTATACCTGAAAGAGATACTTTACAGATGATGGCCGACCAGTTAAACGCTAAGGGCGGTATCAACGGCAAGCAGGTAAAAATGATTATTATGGATAATAAAAGTGATGAAACCGAATCGGTTCTGGCAGTGAAAAAGCTTATTGACAATGATAAAGTGGTTGCGGTAATCGGTGCCAGCGCAAGCGGAACCTCACTGGCTATGGTGGATACTGTGCAAAAAGAGGGAGTACCCATGATTTCTTTAGCTACAAACAGTAAAATTGTGCAGCCGGTTGCTGAGCATAAATGGGTGTTTAAGATGGCTCAGAGTGACGCTACTGTTGCCGATAAAATGATTATTTATGCAAAGGCTAAAGGAGCTCAGAAAATAGCTGTGCTCTATATGAATAATGCTTTCGGTGACGGTGGCAAAAAGGCTTTGATTGAGTCTGCTGCCGCTAAAGGTATTGACGTTGTTTTTGAGGATAAGTTTGAAGCCACGGATAAGGAAATGTCAGCGCAGCTGGCTAAAATTAAAGCCAGTGAGGCTCAGGCTGTATTGGTGTGGGCTATTCCTCCTTCTGCATCTATACTGACTCGCAATTATCGGGATTTGGGTTTAAAGATTCCTTTAATTCATTGTCACGGGATAGCCAATCAGAAGTTTTTGGAACTGGCAGATGAATCTGCCAACAATATAGTTCTGCCGGTAGGTAAGATTGTAGTGGCTGAGCAATTGCCGGATAGTGATCCGCAAAAACAGGTATTGCTTTCTTATGCTAAAGATTATTCAGAGAGGTTTAAGAGCCAGCCGAATACCTTTGGCGGTCACGCCTGGGACGCTTTTAGTATGTTGGTCAATGTGATTAAGGAAAGCGGTACTGACCGTGTTAAAATCCGTGACGGGTTGGAGAAAACAACTGGTTTTACAGGTATATCCGGTGTATTTAATATGTCTGCGCAAGATCATAACGGGCTTGATGAAGCTTGCATGGTAATGGTAGAGGTTAAAGACGGTAAATGGAATTTAATTAAATAA
- a CDS encoding ABC transporter substrate-binding protein, with translation MRKLPVYIIASLLAAVFLLSGCASGTKETGAPTDTAKEPYRIGAVVDISGPSSSLGVPERNTLQMLADKLNAAGGINGHPVELTILDNKSDETEAVMAIKKLIDRQKVLAVIGASSSGPSLAMVDTAQKEQTPLISMAAASTIVEPVAERKWVFKTAQSDLVTANRIAGYLKEKGLTKVAFLYTNNAYGDNGRKGFEMVAQKEGLTITDEEKFEAADKDMTPQLTRIKNSEAQAAIVWAIPPTASIVTRNFKDLKLTIPLLHSHGSGNQKFIELAQGAAEGVILPIGKIAVAEQLPDSDPQKKILTNYIDDYTKKYNAPPNSFGGYGYDAFNLVVRAIEKAGDNKAAIRDELEKIQNFSGVSGIFNLSDKDHNGLNAESMVLVEIKDGKWQLMK, from the coding sequence ATGAGAAAATTACCTGTTTACATTATAGCGTCACTGCTGGCGGCAGTTTTTTTACTCAGCGGCTGTGCCAGTGGCACAAAGGAAACCGGGGCCCCCACGGATACCGCCAAAGAACCTTATCGAATTGGCGCGGTTGTTGATATCAGCGGTCCTTCTTCATCGCTTGGTGTTCCCGAGCGCAACACTTTGCAGATGCTGGCCGATAAATTAAATGCTGCCGGCGGTATTAACGGACACCCGGTAGAACTAACCATTTTAGACAATAAAAGTGATGAGACTGAAGCGGTAATGGCTATTAAAAAACTCATTGACCGGCAAAAAGTACTGGCCGTTATCGGAGCAAGCTCCAGCGGCCCTTCTCTGGCAATGGTTGACACGGCACAAAAAGAACAAACACCTTTAATCTCTATGGCCGCCGCCAGTACAATCGTAGAGCCGGTGGCGGAAAGAAAATGGGTGTTTAAGACCGCTCAAAGCGACCTGGTCACTGCAAACAGGATTGCCGGTTATCTTAAAGAGAAAGGCTTAACTAAAGTCGCTTTTCTTTACACTAATAATGCATACGGGGACAACGGCAGAAAAGGCTTTGAGATGGTTGCCCAAAAAGAGGGACTGACTATTACTGATGAAGAAAAGTTTGAAGCTGCCGATAAGGATATGACCCCGCAGTTGACCAGAATAAAAAACAGCGAAGCACAAGCAGCGATCGTATGGGCCATACCACCCACAGCTTCTATTGTGACAAGGAATTTTAAGGATTTAAAACTTACCATACCCCTGCTGCACAGCCACGGGTCAGGCAACCAAAAGTTTATCGAGCTGGCACAGGGCGCAGCTGAAGGCGTAATTTTGCCCATCGGGAAAATTGCGGTTGCTGAGCAGCTTCCAGATTCCGATCCTCAGAAAAAAATTCTAACTAATTATATTGATGATTATACCAAGAAGTATAATGCACCGCCCAACTCGTTCGGCGGTTATGGTTATGATGCCTTTAATTTAGTGGTAAGAGCAATTGAAAAAGCCGGCGACAATAAAGCTGCTATCAGGGATGAGCTGGAGAAAATTCAGAATTTCTCCGGTGTTTCAGGAATCTTCAATCTCTCAGATAAGGATCATAACGGGTTAAATGCGGAGTCCATGGTGCTGGTAGAAATTAAAGACGGTAAATGGCAGCTAATGAAATAA
- a CDS encoding alpha/beta hydrolase, which translates to MLKNKDACLLIHGFSGGPFEVMPLADYLAEQGFTVSVPTLAGHDDNLSKLGQANYQDWLASAETALIKLRSEYRKVHIAGFSMGGLIGIYLAHKYEVNSLITLSSPVYVLDFRKIVENIYTGLKNNDYRRIKKYARNIMHVPFKAVANFKLIQRKTLPLVRSIQVPLMVIQGLKDDTVKPKSADYIFNNAVSKTKRIYYLPESSHLICLDVEKDRVFELVVDFISEV; encoded by the coding sequence TTGTTGAAGAATAAGGATGCCTGTCTGCTTATTCACGGCTTTAGCGGTGGGCCCTTTGAGGTTATGCCGTTGGCAGATTATTTAGCCGAGCAAGGTTTTACTGTATCTGTTCCAACACTGGCCGGGCATGATGATAACCTTAGTAAACTGGGCCAGGCTAATTATCAGGACTGGCTTGCCTCCGCTGAAACAGCTTTAATTAAGCTGCGCAGCGAGTACCGGAAAGTGCATATTGCCGGTTTTTCCATGGGAGGGCTGATAGGTATCTATCTTGCTCATAAATATGAGGTAAATAGCCTGATCACATTGAGTTCACCTGTTTATGTTCTTGATTTCAGAAAGATTGTGGAGAATATATATACAGGCTTAAAAAATAATGATTACCGGCGCATAAAAAAATATGCTCGCAACATAATGCACGTACCTTTTAAGGCAGTGGCCAATTTTAAACTTATCCAGAGAAAAACTTTGCCGCTGGTTAGAAGTATTCAGGTGCCGCTTATGGTTATTCAGGGTTTAAAGGATGATACGGTTAAACCTAAAAGCGCGGACTATATTTTTAATAACGCCGTTTCGAAGACGAAGCGAATATATTACTTGCCGGAATCTTCCCATTTAATATGTCTTGATGTGGAAAAGGACAGAGTTTTTGAACTGGTAGTTGATTTTATTTCAGAGGTTTGA
- the lplT gene encoding lysophospholipid transporter LplT, with product MAGGAEKEWKENETMLEQQKWGGGSMLVAGWCFKLKPLNALFAAQFLSAFVDNMILFITLAIINRDGYPGYYLPLVQSAFLFAYIVCAPWVGRFADKNPKPWVLVIGNILKSVGILMLLVKINPAVSYAVVGAGAVVYSPAKYGILPELTSGEGRLLKANSNMESFTILAILAGSVSGGYLSDKSILLSLLVCLVLYGLSILFSTFIPRQKGNERIGYSRAVRAFGADSTLLFKDAQGRFSLIGTGSFWLASAVLRMVIIAWLPITLGITGNTSISMIIAVTGIGIAIGAAITPYLVTVKTYTRTAYYGLAMAICIFAFTLIHSLTFTIIFLLLTGCLGGIFIVPMNTCLQQVGHETIGAGKTIAIQNFVENTFMFLGVGGYTLAAKAGVGVNAAIVATGITLLIFIGYMFLSGRNCAR from the coding sequence TTGGCTGGAGGTGCGGAAAAGGAATGGAAAGAAAATGAAACAATGTTGGAACAACAGAAATGGGGAGGGGGCAGCATGTTGGTTGCCGGATGGTGTTTTAAGCTAAAACCTCTAAACGCTCTGTTTGCCGCTCAGTTTTTATCTGCTTTTGTTGATAATATGATTCTTTTTATTACACTGGCAATTATTAATAGGGATGGTTATCCCGGTTACTATCTGCCGCTGGTTCAGAGCGCTTTTCTTTTTGCTTATATTGTGTGTGCACCCTGGGTAGGCAGGTTTGCTGATAAAAATCCCAAGCCCTGGGTGCTGGTTATCGGCAACATTTTAAAATCAGTCGGTATTTTAATGCTGCTGGTTAAAATTAATCCCGCTGTCAGTTATGCGGTTGTCGGTGCCGGTGCAGTGGTATACAGTCCGGCCAAGTATGGCATATTGCCTGAACTGACCTCTGGCGAAGGCCGGCTTTTAAAAGCAAACTCGAATATGGAGAGCTTTACTATTCTGGCAATACTGGCCGGCTCGGTGTCCGGGGGGTATCTCTCAGATAAATCTATACTCCTGTCACTCCTGGTCTGCCTGGTGCTTTATGGCCTTTCGATACTTTTTAGCACTTTTATTCCCAGACAAAAAGGCAATGAACGCATTGGTTACAGTAGGGCGGTACGGGCCTTCGGAGCTGACAGCACGTTACTTTTTAAAGACGCGCAGGGTCGTTTCTCGCTTATTGGCACCGGGTCGTTTTGGCTTGCTTCTGCAGTGCTCAGAATGGTGATTATTGCCTGGCTGCCGATAACCCTTGGTATTACCGGCAATACCTCTATCAGTATGATTATTGCTGTAACCGGTATTGGCATAGCTATTGGTGCCGCCATTACTCCGTATCTGGTGACGGTAAAAACCTATACCAGAACAGCTTATTACGGGTTGGCCATGGCAATTTGTATTTTTGCCTTCACCTTAATCCACAGCTTAACATTTACAATAATCTTTTTGTTGCTGACAGGTTGTTTGGGAGGTATTTTCATCGTTCCCATGAATACCTGTTTGCAGCAGGTCGGGCATGAAACTATTGGGGCCGGAAAAACTATTGCCATTCAAAACTTTGTAGAGAATACTTTTATGTTTCTTGGCGTTGGCGGATACACTCTGGCAGCTAAAGCCGGTGTGGGTGTAAATGCCGCTATTGTGGCAACAGGGATTACGCTGCTGATTTTTATCGGCTATATGTTTTTATCTGGAAGGAATTGTGCCCGATGA